One window of Botrimarina mediterranea genomic DNA carries:
- a CDS encoding formylglycine-generating enzyme family protein: MSFDWAVVGNPDNAADPDNGLGTVADTFAVARTNVSNRQYVEFLNAKAMDDQYGLFSSQMMSSSHGGIVRLGDIGSYSYAVKEDALGVQAGRDYSYANKPVVFVTWFNAVRFVNWMHNSQGDGDTESGAYDLTQLPADLSQPFTVSRNSDAKYWLPSLDEWYKAAFHDASAGKSAVYFDFATGSNSVPDSDDPATLDTPNTTNVANFTRYAPGDGYNSGEAMPNRMYPLTDVGAYSETTSSYGAFDMAGNVWEWTETNSVSPSDSVLMGVSGSAWRSDFQVLLSGQPVGIGSSPLSVAIDRGFRVATIPEPTALALAAMLAGWGLMRRQSLMPAPVPQRRDKRYTRKCRCGRLRHSNQRDQPEWVGVVARVGSVEREIQFGVVGVVVGSRIVQEVR, encoded by the coding sequence GTGAGCTTCGATTGGGCGGTCGTGGGAAACCCGGACAATGCCGCCGATCCTGATAATGGACTCGGCACGGTCGCTGACACCTTCGCGGTTGCACGCACCAATGTCTCCAACCGCCAATACGTCGAGTTTCTCAACGCCAAGGCAATGGATGATCAGTATGGTCTCTTCTCGTCGCAGATGATGAGCAGTAGTCACGGCGGCATCGTTCGGCTAGGCGATATCGGTTCGTATTCGTATGCCGTCAAGGAGGATGCGTTAGGGGTCCAGGCCGGCCGAGACTATAGCTATGCGAATAAACCAGTCGTATTCGTGACTTGGTTCAATGCCGTACGGTTCGTGAATTGGATGCATAACAGTCAGGGCGACGGAGACACAGAAAGCGGCGCCTACGATTTGACTCAACTCCCAGCGGACCTGTCTCAACCCTTCACTGTCAGCAGGAACTCGGACGCAAAGTACTGGCTGCCAAGCCTGGACGAGTGGTATAAGGCCGCGTTCCATGACGCGTCTGCGGGGAAGTCGGCTGTCTATTTTGATTTCGCAACTGGCTCGAACTCCGTGCCCGACTCCGATGATCCAGCAACGCTGGACACGCCGAACACGACAAACGTCGCCAACTTTACCCGATACGCGCCGGGCGATGGCTACAACTCAGGCGAAGCCATGCCGAACAGGATGTATCCGCTAACAGATGTTGGAGCGTATAGCGAGACAACGAGTTCATACGGTGCCTTTGATATGGCCGGCAATGTCTGGGAGTGGACTGAGACGAACTCAGTCTCCCCATCAGATTCTGTGTTGATGGGTGTTTCCGGCAGCGCTTGGAGGTCTGACTTTCAAGTTCTCCTCTCAGGACAGCCGGTTGGTATTGGGTCGTCGCCTCTGAGTGTCGCGATCGATCGCGGCTTTCGCGTCGCCACCATCCCCGAGCCCACCGCCCTAGCGCTCGCCGCGATGCTCGCCGGCTGGGGCCTCATGCGTCGCCAGTCCCTAATGCCTGCGCCGGTTCCGCAGCGTCGCGACAAACGCTATACACGCAAGTGCCGTTGCGGAAGGCTCAGGCACTCGAATCAGCGAGATCAGCCTGAATGGGTTGGAGTTGTAGCCCGAGTTGGCAGTGTCGAACGTGAGATACAGTTCGGCGTTGTCGGAGTCGTAGTCGGGTCCCGTATTGTCCAGGAAGTACGATAG
- a CDS encoding PEP-CTERM sorting domain-containing protein (PEP-CTERM proteins occur, often in large numbers, in the proteomes of bacteria that also encode an exosortase, a predicted intramembrane cysteine proteinase. The presence of a PEP-CTERM domain at a protein's C-terminus predicts cleavage within the sorting domain, followed by covalent anchoring to some some component of the (usually Gram-negative) cell surface. Many PEP-CTERM proteins exhibit an unusual sequence composition that includes large numbers of potential glycosylation sites. Expression of one such protein has been shown restore the ability of a bacterium to form floc, a type of biofilm.) produces the protein MNPARNSYLAVLLLAAMCFDRQASADGLDEFAISTYSAFQQFPDVSGQVVVWEDGRGAASGTEYDIYGKDLGTGVEFSVTTATGSQYRPVISGDVVVWEDYRNGGADIYAKNLSTGVEFPISTASRNQRRPQIDGNLIVWQDERNGGSDIYGFDLLTNMEFVVSSAVGDQFRPAISGDTVIWVDSRNRGVQGLNLSTSTAYAINNTFTADFRGPAIDGETVVWMGVRDGVEGLYRTDLTTGDYFLVRAQSETSQLIQTPVIEGSTILWGEGEGGAPNLFDIYGEDFTNGNTFFVSNAAGGQYYPAIDNGLIVWTDGRSNQNSPNIYGAVLPTIPEPTNLALVAMLAGWGLVRRRRLQGCSGSRLARHSYQSDRKATKPSLP, from the coding sequence GTGAATCCTGCCCGCAATTCTTATCTCGCCGTACTCCTTCTCGCAGCGATGTGCTTCGACAGGCAAGCCAGTGCCGATGGCTTGGATGAGTTCGCCATCTCGACCTACTCAGCCTTCCAGCAATTCCCCGATGTCAGTGGGCAGGTCGTTGTTTGGGAAGACGGTAGAGGCGCTGCATCAGGGACCGAGTATGACATCTACGGCAAAGACCTCGGGACTGGAGTTGAGTTCTCTGTGACTACCGCGACGGGCTCACAGTATCGTCCCGTGATCAGCGGCGACGTTGTGGTTTGGGAGGACTATCGAAACGGCGGCGCCGATATCTACGCGAAGAATCTAAGCACGGGCGTCGAGTTCCCCATATCAACTGCGAGTCGAAACCAGCGGCGCCCCCAAATCGACGGCAACTTGATCGTCTGGCAGGACGAACGTAACGGGGGGAGCGACATCTATGGGTTCGATCTACTTACCAACATGGAGTTCGTCGTTTCCTCGGCAGTCGGCGACCAATTCCGGCCGGCGATTAGCGGCGATACGGTTATCTGGGTTGACTCGCGCAACCGAGGCGTTCAAGGACTGAATCTCTCCACTAGCACGGCATACGCGATCAACAACACGTTCACAGCTGACTTTCGAGGGCCTGCCATCGACGGCGAGACGGTCGTATGGATGGGCGTACGCGATGGCGTTGAGGGTTTGTATCGAACGGACTTGACGACGGGGGACTACTTTCTTGTTCGTGCTCAAAGTGAGACCAGTCAGTTGATTCAGACTCCCGTCATTGAGGGGTCCACTATCCTCTGGGGGGAAGGCGAAGGCGGGGCGCCGAACCTATTCGATATCTACGGCGAAGATTTCACGAACGGTAATACGTTCTTTGTGAGCAACGCCGCCGGTGGTCAGTACTATCCCGCGATCGACAACGGACTAATCGTTTGGACCGATGGCCGCTCAAACCAGAACAGCCCCAACATCTACGGCGCCGTCCTACCAACCATCCCCGAGCCCACAAACCTAGCGCTCGTCGCGATGCTCGCCGGTTGGGGACTCGTGCGTCGCCGTCGCTTGCAGGGGTGCTCTGGTTCCAGATTGGCACGCCATTCGTATCAGTCGGATAGGAAGGCAACCAAGCCTTCTCTTCCTTAG
- a CDS encoding integrase core domain-containing protein yields MSPERKWRSDASVARWVIEWRRLDYNHRRPHSSLGYLLSADLAARWPTSAPGPAEA; encoded by the coding sequence ATGAGCCCCGAGCGGAAGTGGCGGAGCGACGCTTCTGTCGCCCGCTGGGTCATTGAATGGAGGCGGTTAGACTACAACCACCGACGCCCACACAGCTCGTTGGGGTATTTGCTTTCCGCCGATCTCGCCGCCCGCTGGCCCACCTCCGCTCCGGGACCTGCTGAGGCGTAG
- a CDS encoding DUF6985 domain-containing protein — MSAKDPLTIIGQPPPTAAERQQVMAFAEATGRPAKFCRAAILEAKGDETEAMRLIQDEAFVRLHTDFDFDAMFKLAANPAAIMEYTTRQEMTHAGKSEAEIAQATAELKQELAECTEREAAFKKRERQRVKKVLGKIVDDPVFGRLAHDGYSWSGTINLPPFGEGIELIVEPPEPTEELVYPTRRQREVFARFRAQAETRYRQAERAHFESFREVRPQLVNEQEHMVSLVSNWTVDPVPDPQEPADIWAQIEGEPTLIVGPDIGGNPVAITLAYEVAWDPEHGNYLRFESGCVVQIGGP; from the coding sequence ATGTCCGCAAAAGACCCGCTTACGATCATCGGCCAACCGCCGCCGACCGCCGCCGAACGACAGCAGGTCATGGCATTTGCCGAGGCGACCGGTCGGCCGGCGAAGTTCTGTCGTGCCGCGATACTCGAAGCAAAGGGCGACGAAACGGAGGCAATGCGGCTAATTCAGGACGAAGCGTTCGTGCGGTTGCACACCGACTTTGATTTCGACGCGATGTTCAAACTGGCCGCCAACCCGGCGGCAATCATGGAGTATACGACGCGGCAGGAGATGACCCACGCCGGCAAGAGCGAGGCCGAGATCGCCCAGGCCACTGCGGAGCTAAAGCAAGAATTGGCCGAATGCACCGAACGAGAGGCGGCGTTTAAAAAACGCGAACGGCAACGGGTGAAAAAAGTTCTTGGCAAGATAGTCGACGACCCCGTGTTCGGAAGGCTCGCACACGATGGGTACAGCTGGAGCGGTACGATCAACCTCCCGCCATTTGGTGAAGGAATTGAGCTGATTGTCGAGCCGCCCGAACCAACCGAAGAGTTGGTCTATCCGACCCGCCGACAGCGGGAGGTTTTCGCGCGATTCAGGGCCCAGGCTGAGACTCGATATCGGCAGGCGGAGCGAGCCCACTTCGAGTCTTTCCGCGAGGTCCGTCCGCAGTTGGTCAACGAGCAGGAACATATGGTCAGCTTAGTGTCAAATTGGACGGTTGATCCGGTGCCCGACCCGCAAGAACCCGCCGATATCTGGGCCCAGATCGAAGGCGAGCCAACCCTCATCGTTGGCCCAGACATTGGCGGCAATCCGGTTGCCATCACGCTCGCCTACGAAGTGGCGTGGGACCCCGAACACGGCAACTACTTACGATTCGAGAGCGGTTGCGTCGTCCAGATCGGTGGCCCCTAG
- a CDS encoding DUF1559 domain-containing protein → MSVLLRRSLRRSLGFTLVELLVVIAIIGILVALLLPAVQAAREAARRSSCQNNLRQVTIGVHNFEAAFERFPSGSTNPTGPIRNLPEGDHKSWIVRILPYMGEQVRYRMMDLEVGAYHRLNNAVRQSGIELLRCPSTPADDYPYSSYAGVHHDAEAPIAETNTGLLFLNSRIRFEEMLDGAGYSLLIGEKITDGLTDLGWMSGTPATLRNVGVAINGNGGKQPDRWGGGSLPPWWESAANYQTYDGSGSDDFGGDDGLEEESGDEAPVDDAEQSDDPYIPRGGDPNNPLAVGGFGSHHPGGCQFAIADGSIRFVGDDTDVGVLAKLANREDGKMVDIDDL, encoded by the coding sequence ATGTCCGTACTACTACGTCGCTCCCTGCGAAGGTCGTTGGGATTCACCTTAGTCGAACTGCTCGTAGTGATCGCGATCATCGGCATCTTGGTCGCGTTGCTGCTTCCAGCGGTCCAGGCGGCTCGCGAAGCCGCTCGACGATCATCCTGCCAGAACAACTTGCGGCAGGTGACAATTGGGGTGCACAACTTCGAGGCGGCCTTCGAGAGATTCCCCAGCGGCTCGACCAACCCGACCGGACCGATCCGTAATCTGCCCGAAGGCGATCACAAGAGTTGGATCGTGCGGATCCTCCCCTACATGGGCGAGCAGGTGCGTTACCGCATGATGGACCTTGAGGTAGGCGCCTACCATCGGTTGAATAACGCGGTGCGGCAGTCGGGGATCGAGCTCCTGCGATGCCCGAGCACGCCCGCGGACGATTACCCCTACTCGAGCTACGCTGGAGTCCATCATGACGCTGAGGCGCCGATCGCAGAGACCAACACGGGCCTCTTGTTCCTCAACAGCCGAATCAGGTTTGAGGAGATGCTGGACGGCGCCGGCTACTCACTGCTGATCGGAGAAAAGATCACTGACGGCTTGACCGATCTCGGCTGGATGAGCGGGACGCCCGCGACGCTGCGCAATGTTGGCGTCGCCATCAACGGGAACGGCGGTAAGCAACCCGATCGCTGGGGTGGCGGCTCGCTTCCACCCTGGTGGGAATCCGCGGCAAATTACCAAACCTACGATGGCAGTGGCAGTGATGACTTCGGAGGAGATGACGGCCTTGAGGAGGAGTCGGGCGACGAAGCTCCGGTGGATGACGCCGAACAAAGCGACGACCCGTACATCCCGCGGGGAGGCGACCCGAACAACCCGCTCGCTGTCGGCGGGTTCGGTAGCCACCACCCGGGCGGCTGCCAATTCGCGATAGCTGACGGCTCCATCCGATTCGTCGGCGACGACACCGATGTCGGGGTACTCGCGAAACTCGCCAATCGCGAAGACGGCAAGATGGTCGATATCGACGACCTTTAG
- a CDS encoding type II secretion system protein → MKRPVRYRRRGSTSLVELVVVIFLVTIAFGLVGNGLASLARVDHRFDAIGAESSDLERLAERLRTDVRAAEEARFDSPTLSLTLPNGEGITYTPDAGRWERVADGKSAFFRLPTDVGWSVSSDRLDDDGVLVMNFHGSQLTDGEAKPVFRILLAELNRNARLRIARDSE, encoded by the coding sequence ATGAAACGTCCCGTCCGATATCGCCGCCGCGGCAGCACCAGCCTCGTCGAACTCGTCGTCGTTATCTTCCTGGTTACCATCGCGTTCGGACTGGTGGGAAACGGGCTCGCAAGCCTCGCCCGCGTCGATCACCGGTTCGATGCGATTGGCGCGGAGTCGAGCGATCTCGAACGCCTTGCCGAACGCCTCCGGACCGATGTCCGAGCCGCCGAAGAAGCTCGCTTCGACTCGCCGACGTTGAGCCTTACTTTGCCGAACGGGGAGGGCATCACTTACACCCCTGATGCGGGCCGATGGGAGCGAGTCGCGGACGGAAAGTCTGCTTTCTTTCGGCTACCTACCGACGTGGGATGGTCCGTGTCGAGTGACCGGCTGGACGACGATGGAGTCCTCGTGATGAACTTCCACGGGTCACAGCTAACTGACGGCGAAGCGAAACCGGTCTTTAGGATTCTCCTCGCGGAGCTGAATCGTAACGCCCGTCTTCGGATCGCGAGGGACTCGGAATGA
- a CDS encoding type II secretion system F family protein: MTTLAIGFAIRFLLRLTYGARGPERRDPVYLLFRGISWLLLIPLACVLAIWSLFGAFIPVFVVWYSGLEMALAKRSQMRQEAWSIVTRAMAANLPVGPALQWRLERFRGPVRRRLRRFVKDLAKGTELPVAIGKNARAFPPMAQAYAALAADGGLPISVVAGLEPVEDQRSQVWGLTRRFSYLAWVTLLMIGIVTFIFVAIVPSFEAIFIDFGLELPAISRSLIGLHQFPFAELLVSLISLTLILVGLLVVIVMLCYAVDLPVLASLNDYLFSAWRRADVLRLLANMIENRMPLPDAIDRLAHGKPKYPIFFIAHRLHQCHDEIASGADLPMSLQRADLIDPVDRDLLKAAQAVGNAPWALRSIADRCVAQAAFRWEAWQQVGFTLAIVLFGLFVAWICIALFVPLVKLINGLA; the protein is encoded by the coding sequence TTGACGACGCTCGCTATCGGTTTCGCGATCCGGTTCCTGCTGCGCCTTACTTACGGAGCACGCGGTCCCGAGCGGCGCGACCCGGTCTACTTGCTGTTCCGCGGCATCAGCTGGTTGCTGCTGATCCCTCTTGCTTGCGTGCTCGCGATATGGTCGCTGTTTGGGGCGTTCATCCCCGTATTTGTCGTGTGGTACTCTGGGCTCGAGATGGCGCTGGCGAAGCGATCGCAAATGCGACAAGAGGCGTGGTCGATCGTGACCCGAGCGATGGCCGCCAACCTCCCCGTCGGGCCAGCTTTGCAATGGCGCCTCGAACGTTTTCGTGGGCCAGTCCGCCGACGCCTGCGGCGATTCGTCAAGGACCTTGCGAAGGGGACGGAACTGCCCGTCGCTATCGGCAAGAACGCAAGAGCGTTCCCACCGATGGCGCAGGCGTACGCCGCCTTGGCGGCCGACGGGGGGCTGCCGATCTCGGTCGTGGCTGGTCTTGAGCCTGTAGAGGACCAGCGGTCGCAAGTGTGGGGCCTCACCCGCCGCTTCAGCTATCTGGCGTGGGTGACCTTGCTGATGATCGGCATCGTGACCTTCATCTTCGTGGCGATCGTCCCTTCATTCGAAGCGATCTTCATCGATTTCGGGCTAGAACTGCCAGCGATCAGCCGTTCGCTGATCGGACTGCATCAGTTTCCGTTCGCCGAGTTATTGGTCAGTCTCATTTCGTTGACGCTAATTCTCGTCGGACTTCTCGTCGTGATCGTCATGCTCTGCTATGCAGTCGATCTACCCGTCTTAGCGTCGTTAAACGACTACCTTTTTAGTGCTTGGCGTCGCGCCGATGTCCTGCGGCTATTGGCGAACATGATAGAAAACCGGATGCCGCTACCCGATGCGATCGATCGACTCGCGCATGGTAAGCCTAAGTATCCGATTTTCTTCATCGCCCATCGTCTGCACCAATGCCATGACGAGATAGCGAGCGGCGCCGACTTGCCAATGTCACTCCAGCGGGCGGACCTCATCGATCCGGTTGACAGGGACCTCTTGAAGGCGGCTCAAGCAGTCGGCAATGCGCCATGGGCTTTGCGGTCCATAGCTGACCGCTGCGTCGCTCAAGCCGCGTTTCGATGGGAGGCTTGGCAACAGGTCGGGTTCACGCTTGCAATTGTCTTGTTCGGTCTCTTTGTCGCTTGGATCTGCATCGCGTTGTTCGTGCCGCTCGTCAAGCTAATCAACGGACTAGCCTGA
- a CDS encoding type II secretion system F family protein, whose protein sequence is MFPPEDSSIDRPANDGARVTPAAQIALGTEWRLPLPAMLRALGEEHGGRVGVAIESLADELEGGRSLKAALAEVSPRFPKSLRRQLQMVAEAGGDLSTVLPALSNVVTSERQLRSRLFAIFTYPLLVSTMLVGVILFSSWVLVPEFALMYGSFGLELPAATEFFFWFCRWAPLAILLIGPTVAGLFVMAMTPGLARYVHWFVGSLPFIGPLWTYEGHASLARMLAAYTKARLPLGESLRCAAAGLIDQNLATAALRVARRCDAGKSLADAMSASRHFERDLVGQIREGEEISALPAALESAASSYSAHARRQLEFLSCSLPPLMILLVGGFLMLFVPAIFLPMVKLIEGLS, encoded by the coding sequence GTGTTTCCGCCTGAAGACTCCTCCATCGATCGACCCGCCAACGACGGCGCCCGGGTGACGCCCGCCGCTCAGATAGCGTTGGGAACCGAGTGGCGGTTGCCGCTGCCCGCGATGCTTCGCGCACTCGGGGAAGAGCATGGCGGCCGTGTAGGCGTTGCGATTGAATCGCTTGCCGATGAGCTCGAGGGCGGCCGCTCGCTGAAAGCCGCCCTCGCGGAGGTTTCACCTCGCTTTCCGAAGAGCCTCCGCAGGCAATTGCAGATGGTCGCCGAAGCGGGTGGGGATCTATCAACGGTGCTGCCGGCCTTGTCGAACGTCGTCACCAGCGAACGCCAATTACGGAGCCGTTTGTTTGCGATCTTCACTTACCCGTTGCTCGTCTCGACGATGCTGGTGGGGGTCATCCTCTTTTCATCGTGGGTTCTCGTCCCTGAATTCGCTTTGATGTACGGCAGTTTCGGGCTCGAACTGCCGGCGGCTACCGAGTTCTTCTTCTGGTTTTGCCGCTGGGCTCCGCTCGCCATCCTACTTATCGGGCCGACAGTCGCCGGACTCTTCGTGATGGCAATGACGCCGGGGTTGGCTCGCTACGTGCATTGGTTCGTTGGCAGCTTGCCCTTCATTGGCCCTCTGTGGACCTACGAGGGCCATGCTTCGCTCGCCAGAATGCTGGCGGCCTACACCAAGGCGCGTCTTCCGTTAGGCGAATCGTTGCGATGCGCGGCGGCGGGATTGATCGATCAGAATCTTGCCACGGCGGCGCTACGAGTCGCGCGGCGTTGCGACGCAGGCAAGAGTCTCGCCGATGCGATGAGTGCGTCGCGGCACTTCGAGAGGGACCTTGTCGGGCAGATCCGTGAGGGCGAAGAAATCAGCGCCCTGCCCGCCGCCTTGGAGTCAGCCGCGTCGAGCTATTCGGCCCACGCACGACGACAACTGGAGTTTCTCTCTTGCTCGCTTCCCCCCCTCATGATCTTGCTGGTGGGTGGGTTTCTCATGCTGTTCGTCCCCGCGATCTTCTTGCCGATGGTCAAGTTGATCGAAGGGCTATCCTGA
- a CDS encoding type II secretion system F family protein encodes MPKRATLEELIAVNAEILALTRGGLPLAPTLSQAAGMLKGADSIKARLGESIQAGQTLGEAIEADGALPRYYAALVRAGEACGQLPAALQELSDALTRSLQLRRTCVMAAGYPVFVAVAAWTLLLFSSQTLLPEYDWITASPAGNPDAEMRRVVMGAFLYGGPILLGVLVLWVVARGGPDGGVLAAPLGSAANLPGVRNVLRLTAASTYCRLLTLMLKQRTSLPVALELAAEATGWPRYLGPSKRLAEAIRQGNAVSDEGDALKQLPPLVRSAVAMQGDAAVLSEAIDQAASSYEERASLAADTTAVMLPVISSAVLGGSAVVIYAVLMLWPYIQSLKEMAGWF; translated from the coding sequence ATGCCGAAGCGCGCGACTCTCGAAGAACTGATCGCAGTGAACGCAGAGATCCTGGCGCTCACACGGGGCGGCCTGCCGCTCGCCCCGACGCTTTCCCAAGCCGCCGGCATGTTGAAGGGCGCCGATTCGATAAAGGCCCGGCTCGGAGAGAGTATCCAAGCGGGTCAGACTCTCGGCGAGGCCATTGAGGCCGATGGAGCGCTGCCCCGCTACTACGCCGCCTTGGTGCGAGCCGGGGAAGCCTGCGGTCAGTTACCCGCGGCGCTACAAGAACTGAGCGATGCGCTGACGCGATCGTTGCAACTGCGGCGCACTTGTGTGATGGCGGCGGGCTACCCGGTGTTCGTGGCCGTCGCCGCGTGGACACTCTTGCTGTTCTCTAGCCAAACGTTGCTCCCCGAGTACGACTGGATCACCGCGTCGCCTGCCGGCAACCCCGACGCTGAGATGCGGCGTGTGGTGATGGGGGCATTCCTCTACGGCGGACCCATCCTCTTAGGTGTGTTAGTGCTGTGGGTTGTGGCGCGCGGTGGTCCCGACGGAGGAGTATTGGCGGCGCCATTGGGCTCCGCCGCCAATCTGCCCGGCGTTCGGAACGTCCTCAGGCTGACGGCAGCCTCTACCTACTGCCGACTGCTGACGCTGATGCTAAAGCAACGAACCTCCTTGCCGGTCGCGTTGGAGCTCGCCGCCGAGGCGACAGGATGGCCACGCTATCTGGGGCCTTCTAAACGGCTCGCCGAGGCGATCCGTCAAGGAAACGCAGTGAGCGACGAAGGCGATGCGTTGAAACAGCTGCCACCCCTGGTTCGCTCGGCCGTGGCGATGCAAGGAGACGCCGCCGTCTTAAGCGAGGCGATCGACCAAGCCGCCTCGTCTTACGAAGAGCGAGCTTCTTTGGCGGCGGACACCACCGCCGTCATGCTGCCGGTGATCTCTTCAGCTGTTCTTGGTGGAAGCGCAGTAGTAATCTACGCGGTATTAATGCTCTGGCCGTACATCCAATCGTTGAAAGAGATGGCGGGGTGGTTTTGA
- a CDS encoding GspE/PulE family protein has product MTWPSKAPELVQVLLEQTLSKGASDLHLTPTPEGLLAEWRIDGVMQLVVTFPPAIGPNIVSRLKVLSGLLTYETNKPQEGRLHLEGLGRPMRVSTLPTVFGERIVARVMSEDAGELATLSGIGMPVDVARVLERSLAQTTGAVLFVGPSGAGKTTTAYASLRTIREQSAGGRSVVSLEDPVEVIVPGVAQSQANPYAGFDMHAGLRSIVRQDPEVIYVGEIRDSETAHIAFQAAVTGQLVVTTFHANDAATAITRLLDMGAPAYMIRSATRAIVAQRLLRRLCLECRRGLTHRDCQACGGIGYRGRVVVAEAVDLTTSTLAESIHPGYDRAQFAKELQDRQVACLRSQAADLVSAGVTDQLEVDRVLGWTEGGGA; this is encoded by the coding sequence ATGACATGGCCCTCGAAGGCGCCGGAACTCGTCCAAGTCTTGCTCGAGCAGACTCTCTCGAAAGGGGCGAGTGACCTGCACCTGACGCCAACGCCCGAGGGGCTCTTGGCCGAGTGGCGAATCGACGGGGTCATGCAATTGGTCGTGACTTTTCCGCCGGCAATCGGCCCGAATATCGTATCGCGATTGAAGGTGCTGTCCGGCCTGCTGACGTACGAAACCAACAAGCCGCAAGAAGGACGCCTCCACCTCGAAGGGCTGGGCCGACCAATGCGCGTCAGCACACTGCCGACGGTTTTTGGCGAGCGAATCGTCGCGCGAGTCATGTCGGAAGACGCCGGGGAACTTGCGACACTGAGTGGTATTGGGATGCCGGTGGACGTAGCGCGAGTCCTTGAGCGATCTCTGGCTCAAACGACCGGGGCGGTGCTGTTCGTCGGTCCGTCTGGCGCCGGGAAAACGACGACGGCTTACGCCAGTTTGCGTACGATCCGCGAGCAATCGGCTGGTGGTCGGAGCGTGGTCTCGCTCGAAGACCCGGTCGAGGTGATCGTGCCCGGCGTCGCACAATCGCAGGCGAATCCATATGCAGGCTTCGACATGCATGCCGGCCTCCGGTCCATTGTCCGGCAAGATCCGGAAGTCATCTATGTCGGCGAGATCCGCGATTCCGAGACGGCGCACATCGCTTTTCAAGCGGCGGTTACCGGACAGTTGGTCGTCACGACCTTCCACGCCAACGATGCGGCGACGGCCATCACCCGGCTGCTCGACATGGGGGCACCGGCGTACATGATTCGATCTGCGACGCGGGCTATAGTCGCTCAGAGACTGCTCCGCCGACTCTGCCTCGAGTGCCGGCGCGGCCTAACGCATAGAGACTGCCAAGCCTGTGGAGGTATCGGCTACCGGGGACGCGTTGTCGTCGCCGAAGCGGTCGATCTCACGACATCCACGCTCGCTGAGTCGATCCACCCGGGATACGATAGGGCACAGTTCGCGAAGGAACTCCAAGACCGCCAGGTCGCCTGCCTCCGTTCGCAGGCCGCCGACCTCGTTTCTGCCGGGGTCACGGATCAACTAGAGGTCGATCGCGTATTGGGGTGGACCGAAGGCGGTGGTGCGTAG